A single region of the Myxococcota bacterium genome encodes:
- a CDS encoding SDR family oxidoreductase gives MVVLIPGVSGGFGQVLARAAQAAGHRVYGTSRQPSGGAEAPPWPVLAMDITDPASIEKAVAELVEREGRIDAVVNCVNDMMIGGIEEQTVEEVQALYETNVFGTLRLFQGVLPVLRRQGSGTLVTMSSLGGLLAVPYMSAYTSAKFALEAMTEALYHEVRGTGIDVVIMQPVAMAMDRAATGAHLHTAEHVADDSPTQRMVIRMARDTAASKLTPEQVAARVLEVLAQREKPLRVPLDRAKPLGWVKGLAPQALIDRLIGGLLDGIEVGDQP, from the coding sequence ATGGTCGTCTTGATTCCCGGCGTTTCCGGCGGCTTCGGGCAGGTCCTCGCCCGCGCCGCCCAGGCCGCGGGCCACCGCGTGTACGGCACCTCCCGCCAGCCGAGCGGTGGCGCGGAGGCGCCTCCCTGGCCAGTGCTGGCCATGGACATCACCGACCCCGCCTCGATCGAGAAGGCGGTGGCCGAACTCGTCGAGCGCGAAGGGCGCATCGACGCCGTCGTCAACTGTGTGAACGACATGATGATCGGCGGCATCGAGGAGCAGACCGTCGAAGAGGTCCAGGCCCTCTACGAGACGAACGTGTTCGGCACCCTCCGCCTCTTCCAGGGCGTGCTGCCGGTGCTGCGTCGTCAGGGCTCGGGGACCCTGGTCACCATGAGCTCACTCGGCGGGCTGCTCGCCGTTCCCTACATGAGCGCGTACACCTCGGCGAAGTTTGCGCTCGAGGCGATGACCGAAGCGCTCTACCACGAAGTGCGCGGCACGGGCATCGACGTGGTGATCATGCAACCCGTCGCGATGGCGATGGACCGGGCCGCGACCGGTGCACACCTGCACACGGCGGAGCACGTGGCAGACGACTCCCCCACCCAGCGTATGGTGATCCGCATGGCCCGCGACACGGCCGCGAGCAAGCTCACCCCCGAGCAGGTGGCCGCGCGCGTGCTCGAGGTGCTCGCCCAACGCGAGAAGCCGCTGCGCGTCCCGCTCGATCGGGCGAAGCCCCTCGGCTGGGTGAAAGGGTTGGCCCCGCAGGCGCTGATCGATCGGCTCATCGGCGGGCTGCTCGACGGGATCGAAGTCGGGGATCAGCCGTAG
- a CDS encoding class I SAM-dependent methyltransferase — protein MKSWVGRLPIAGPHLRTAYRAARAAAERPKAAAVLAEVEHPHAPRLAQVVDQLYQNAEPDSERVRAIEKERAALLQRHEPLIDGSLGAPGVADAGSSVSEACRVSKSPRAARLLYWLGRAFAPQRGIELGTNLGLSSAYQAAAFEEAGAQGRLVTLESSPYRLRIAREVHARIGLANVDYRQGRFVESLDAAIEERGPFDFAFIDGHHAHEPTLDYFERIWRNAHDDALFVFDDIRWSTGMEKAWADVCRDERVAIALDLDRVGVCVVRRQASDERWVLPPLRFALG, from the coding sequence ATGAAGAGCTGGGTAGGACGCCTTCCGATCGCCGGCCCGCACCTGCGCACGGCCTACCGAGCAGCAAGGGCCGCCGCCGAGCGCCCGAAGGCCGCAGCGGTGTTGGCTGAGGTGGAGCACCCCCATGCCCCTCGGCTCGCACAGGTCGTAGACCAGCTCTACCAGAATGCCGAGCCCGACTCGGAACGGGTGCGCGCCATCGAGAAAGAGCGCGCGGCGCTGCTCCAACGACACGAGCCCCTGATCGACGGCAGCCTGGGAGCACCGGGCGTCGCCGATGCGGGTTCGAGCGTTTCCGAGGCATGCCGCGTGAGCAAATCCCCTCGCGCCGCGCGCTTGCTCTACTGGCTCGGCCGCGCGTTCGCTCCCCAGCGCGGCATCGAGCTGGGAACCAACCTCGGACTCTCCTCCGCCTATCAGGCCGCGGCCTTCGAAGAAGCCGGCGCCCAGGGACGACTCGTGACCCTCGAGTCATCGCCCTACCGCTTGCGGATCGCGCGGGAAGTCCACGCGCGGATCGGGCTCGCGAACGTCGACTACCGCCAGGGACGCTTCGTCGAGTCGCTCGACGCCGCCATCGAAGAACGGGGTCCTTTCGACTTCGCCTTCATCGATGGGCACCATGCCCACGAGCCCACCCTCGACTACTTCGAACGCATCTGGCGCAACGCACACGACGATGCGCTCTTCGTCTTCGACGACATCCGCTGGTCGACCGGGATGGAGAAGGCCTGGGCCGATGTGTGTCGCGACGAGCGCGTGGCGATCGCCCTCGACCTCGACCGGGTCGGCGTCTGCGTCGTGCGGCGCCAGGCATCCGACGAGCGCTGGGTCCTGCCGCCGCTCCGCTTCGCGCTGGGCTGA
- a CDS encoding transcriptional regulator — MFVFADFEFDPEVFELRSEGNPVRIEPRVFDLLHYLIRHRERVVPKEELLERVWNGASVSESALISAIRDARRAVGDSGARQRVIRTVPRRGFRFVAETTETPGAFPPVLSAVAAAEELDTDDPSADASNLRRTYQSCRANAEQALEAGDRRAAKQAWLEAAVLARWLGSPEALAKSAIGMARIPRRGFQGDELLMRLLREASEALPEARLGLRSELVSLLAEELCRHVDFDEGRSASGELLGIARTLGTPDAVGSALTARLVWLSSPDDAEERTRCRVELEATAEASGCPQFALWACYWEVGERLEAGDLRAARHAIDRHGLVARTSSDARDRARHEALETSLDLAEGRLERARDRNRKAQVLAAESTPDPLRVHVALQEQWLDVLDRSSRVERVDALALLPLPDAYRPPLEAFVARLHAEAGRLTRARDELHRQYAEGGVSRAFAGRCPLFTLAALADVAAWTDARELAAELHEALQPYAGRFCVGGNGHTLGSVAQRLASLESLLGRHASAARRFAAARVTEADGAGALADAALQQAFASAAERARAARSHPAIADRGPSESPRHFGGSRARSR, encoded by the coding sequence ATGTTTGTGTTCGCGGATTTCGAGTTCGATCCGGAAGTGTTCGAACTGCGCAGCGAAGGAAACCCAGTTCGAATCGAGCCGAGGGTCTTCGACCTCCTCCACTATCTGATTCGGCATCGAGAGCGCGTCGTTCCGAAAGAAGAGCTCCTCGAGCGCGTCTGGAACGGTGCCTCCGTCAGCGAGTCGGCCCTGATCAGCGCGATCCGGGACGCCCGCCGCGCAGTCGGGGACAGCGGCGCGCGACAGCGCGTGATCCGCACCGTGCCGCGGCGGGGCTTCCGCTTCGTCGCCGAGACGACCGAAACGCCCGGCGCGTTCCCACCAGTCCTGTCCGCCGTCGCGGCTGCGGAGGAGCTGGACACAGACGACCCGTCGGCCGACGCTTCGAATCTGCGCCGGACCTACCAGTCGTGTCGGGCGAATGCCGAGCAGGCGCTGGAGGCCGGCGATCGGCGGGCCGCGAAACAGGCCTGGCTCGAGGCGGCCGTACTGGCGCGGTGGCTCGGCTCTCCCGAAGCGTTGGCGAAGAGCGCGATCGGGATGGCGCGGATTCCGCGGCGGGGCTTCCAGGGAGACGAACTCCTGATGCGATTGCTGCGGGAAGCCTCCGAGGCGCTCCCCGAGGCGCGGTTGGGACTCCGGTCGGAGCTGGTATCGCTTCTCGCCGAGGAGCTCTGTCGACACGTCGACTTCGACGAGGGCAGGTCGGCCAGTGGCGAGCTGCTGGGGATCGCCCGGACTCTCGGCACCCCCGACGCCGTGGGATCGGCACTCACGGCAAGGCTGGTCTGGTTGTCCAGCCCCGACGATGCCGAGGAGCGCACGCGCTGTCGGGTCGAGCTGGAGGCGACGGCCGAGGCCAGCGGCTGCCCGCAGTTCGCGCTCTGGGCGTGCTACTGGGAGGTGGGCGAACGTCTCGAAGCGGGCGATCTCCGCGCGGCGCGCCACGCCATCGATCGCCACGGTCTCGTCGCCAGGACTTCATCCGATGCGCGGGACCGGGCGCGCCACGAAGCCCTCGAGACATCCCTCGATCTCGCCGAAGGCCGCCTGGAGCGCGCGCGCGACCGCAACCGCAAGGCCCAGGTATTGGCAGCGGAGTCCACGCCGGATCCGCTCCGCGTGCACGTCGCACTCCAGGAGCAATGGCTGGATGTGCTGGACCGGAGTTCGCGGGTCGAGCGGGTCGACGCCCTGGCGCTTCTGCCGCTGCCCGATGCCTACCGCCCGCCGCTCGAGGCGTTCGTGGCGCGCCTGCACGCCGAGGCCGGTCGTCTCACGCGCGCCCGGGATGAACTCCATCGGCAGTACGCCGAAGGCGGCGTGTCGCGAGCGTTCGCCGGGCGTTGCCCGCTCTTCACGCTGGCGGCGCTCGCCGACGTCGCTGCCTGGACCGACGCGCGCGAGCTGGCCGCGGAGCTGCACGAGGCGTTGCAGCCCTACGCCGGACGTTTCTGCGTGGGAGGCAACGGACACACCCTCGGTTCGGTTGCGCAGCGACTGGCGAGCCTCGAATCGCTGCTCGGCCGCCATGCGTCGGCGGCGCGTCGCTTCGCGGCCGCGCGTGTGACGGAAGCGGACGGGGCGGGCGCGCTCGCCGACGCCGCGTTGCAGCAGGCGTTCGCTTCGGCGGCGGAGCGCGCCCGCGCGGCGCGATCGCACCCGGCGATCGCGGACCGAGGACCGTCGGAGTCCCCGCGTCACTTCGGGGGGTCCCGCGCGAGGAGCCGGTGA
- a CDS encoding nuclear transport factor 2 family protein: MPELPPAFDHMLAAWNERDLEKVRSHLERALSPEIHFVDPSIETRGIDAFEANVRDFRTRLPDAVCSRASGFDSHHGLFRYHWEIHRGSELVLPGFDVAEVDSDARVLRVWGFFGPVPEAPSA, translated from the coding sequence ATGCCCGAGCTTCCTCCGGCCTTCGATCACATGCTCGCCGCCTGGAACGAGCGCGACCTGGAGAAGGTCCGCAGCCACCTCGAGCGCGCGCTGTCCCCCGAGATCCACTTCGTCGATCCCTCCATCGAAACCCGCGGGATCGACGCCTTCGAAGCGAACGTGCGTGACTTCCGCACGCGTCTCCCGGATGCGGTCTGCTCGCGTGCATCGGGATTCGACTCGCACCATGGCCTCTTCCGCTACCACTGGGAGATCCACCGCGGCAGCGAGCTCGTGCTCCCCGGATTCGACGTCGCCGAGGTGGACTCGGACGCCCGCGTGCTCCGCGTGTGGGGGTTCTTCGGGCCCGTACCGGAAGCGCCTTCCGCCTAG
- a CDS encoding helix-turn-helix domain-containing protein: protein MATQAERRAETRSRLLQAAEEAFLARGYEAATTGAILEAAGVSRGGLYHHFANKREIFEAVFLAKSDAALDASQRVKPCDSPLESLVRACLAWLRAVRAPDVAKVLLEDGPSVLGWQRARELEGERSLRMMTRALEAAVMAGEIEVASIPVTARLLNASLAEAALAELHDGVSRRATETSVRAWIEALARA, encoded by the coding sequence ATGGCCACCCAAGCCGAACGCCGCGCGGAAACCCGCTCGCGCCTGCTCCAGGCGGCCGAGGAGGCGTTTCTCGCCCGCGGCTACGAAGCCGCGACCACCGGAGCGATCCTCGAGGCCGCGGGCGTCAGCCGCGGCGGGCTCTACCACCATTTCGCGAACAAGCGCGAGATCTTCGAAGCGGTCTTCCTCGCCAAGTCCGACGCCGCGCTCGATGCCTCGCAGCGGGTGAAGCCCTGCGACTCGCCGCTCGAATCCCTCGTGCGCGCGTGTCTCGCATGGCTGCGGGCCGTGCGCGCTCCCGACGTCGCGAAGGTGTTGCTCGAGGACGGGCCCAGCGTGCTCGGCTGGCAGCGCGCGCGAGAACTCGAGGGCGAGCGGAGCCTGCGCATGATGACCCGCGCCCTCGAGGCCGCCGTGATGGCGGGCGAGATCGAGGTGGCGTCGATTCCGGTGACCGCGCGCCTGCTCAACGCTTCGCTCGCCGAGGCGGCCCTCGCCGAACTCCACGACGGCGTGTCGCGCCGTGCGACCGAGACCTCGGTGCGCGCCTGGATCGAGGCGCTGGCCCGGGCTTGA
- a CDS encoding prolyl oligopeptidase family serine peptidase has translation MSALRALLIGFLVAAGAALGTAAERLEPGRLYAMPAIRQLQVSPTGEWIVAVASSEQAWGVLAQRRGDLVTVPLYRTKQQIADLQWIGDDTLFVEHVSGKRPLLIRFSWNGHTIEQDLLEVTRRGRLIDGLPNENEVVLWRERKWQRSEVLRGPATALSNQKWQFSQKKEGGELEQVAELDHRVHQWITDSKGVVRAALTIEGRVNPGLVIHYRSGPDGWWSRIVRSDNLEYAILPLGMTPDDERLIVAAHAGRDTRGIYELDPSDGELGRQVFHHPEVDVVSVLLDHDRRQIIAAIYEVEGQRRYHYLDAFGEQHLNDFTRFASGESVSVTSASRDHRYLALLVRGVRNPGTFYFFDKDTGETVRAGRLLPWVHPDALATSEAMRVVASDGTQLEAFLTLPPRMGNRPAPLFVVPRGGVIAARRQPLFDPLAQYVALSGVAVLEVNHRGSLGYGAAFRKAGEGEFGKRIEDDIDAAVDLAIEGGRVDPARICIGGISYGGYSALMSAIRRPDRYRCAISLNGPTDLPLMFQSDIRMNRESVREAAAKLMGDPEKDFDRLVEISPVYQVSKLRAPVLIAFGTKDNWVDPDHAYRFRAMLEAHGKPYEWLELPNAANSPSRGHMRQFAFRAVDFLRAHLRAKELPAN, from the coding sequence GTGAGCGCGCTTCGTGCTCTGCTCATCGGGTTTCTGGTCGCAGCCGGCGCGGCCCTTGGGACGGCCGCCGAGCGTCTCGAACCGGGTCGCCTGTACGCGATGCCTGCCATTCGGCAGCTGCAGGTCAGTCCGACCGGCGAGTGGATCGTGGCGGTCGCGTCGAGTGAGCAAGCCTGGGGCGTCCTCGCCCAGCGCCGCGGCGACCTCGTCACGGTTCCGCTCTACCGAACGAAGCAGCAGATTGCCGATCTCCAGTGGATCGGAGACGACACCCTGTTCGTGGAGCATGTTTCCGGGAAGCGTCCGCTGCTGATCCGATTCTCCTGGAACGGACACACCATCGAGCAGGACCTCCTGGAGGTGACGCGTCGTGGTCGGCTGATCGACGGTCTGCCCAACGAGAACGAGGTCGTCCTCTGGCGCGAGCGGAAGTGGCAGCGTTCGGAGGTGTTGCGCGGGCCCGCGACGGCACTCTCCAACCAGAAGTGGCAGTTCAGCCAGAAGAAGGAGGGAGGCGAGCTCGAGCAGGTGGCTGAACTGGATCACCGGGTGCACCAGTGGATCACGGATTCGAAGGGCGTCGTTCGGGCAGCGCTCACCATCGAGGGCCGGGTCAATCCGGGCCTGGTCATTCACTACCGCAGCGGTCCCGATGGCTGGTGGAGTCGGATCGTACGCTCGGACAACCTCGAGTACGCGATCCTTCCGCTCGGCATGACCCCCGACGACGAGCGACTGATCGTGGCGGCGCACGCAGGCCGGGATACGCGGGGAATCTACGAGTTGGATCCGTCCGACGGAGAGCTCGGGCGGCAGGTCTTCCATCACCCGGAAGTCGACGTCGTGTCCGTGCTGCTCGACCACGATCGACGCCAGATCATCGCCGCGATCTACGAGGTCGAGGGACAGCGCCGGTATCACTACCTCGATGCCTTCGGCGAGCAGCACCTGAACGACTTCACCCGGTTCGCCTCGGGAGAATCGGTCTCGGTGACGAGTGCGAGCCGCGACCATCGCTACCTCGCGCTGCTGGTACGCGGGGTTCGCAACCCGGGGACCTTCTACTTCTTCGACAAGGACACGGGCGAGACCGTCCGGGCCGGTCGACTGCTCCCGTGGGTGCATCCCGACGCTCTGGCGACCTCCGAAGCGATGCGGGTCGTGGCCAGCGACGGCACCCAGCTCGAGGCCTTCCTGACGCTTCCGCCCCGGATGGGCAATCGGCCCGCGCCGCTCTTCGTGGTGCCCCGCGGCGGCGTGATTGCCGCGCGGCGTCAGCCACTCTTCGATCCCCTGGCTCAGTACGTGGCGCTATCCGGGGTCGCGGTGTTGGAGGTGAACCACCGTGGCTCCTTGGGCTACGGCGCCGCGTTTCGCAAAGCCGGCGAAGGGGAGTTCGGGAAACGGATCGAGGATGACATCGACGCGGCTGTCGATCTGGCGATCGAAGGAGGCCGGGTCGACCCGGCGCGCATCTGCATCGGCGGGATCAGCTACGGCGGCTACTCGGCCTTGATGAGCGCGATCCGCCGTCCCGACCGGTACCGCTGCGCCATCAGCTTGAACGGGCCCACCGACCTTCCCTTGATGTTCCAGTCGGACATTCGCATGAACAGGGAATCCGTGCGGGAGGCTGCCGCCAAGCTCATGGGTGACCCCGAGAAGGATTTCGACCGGCTCGTCGAGATCTCGCCGGTCTACCAGGTTTCGAAGCTGCGGGCTCCCGTGCTCATCGCGTTCGGCACCAAGGACAATTGGGTCGACCCGGACCACGCATATCGTTTTCGGGCCATGCTCGAAGCCCACGGCAAGCCCTACGAATGGTTGGAACTACCGAACGCAGCGAACTCGCCGTCGCGTGGCCACATGCGTCAGTTCGCGTTCCGGGCGGTCGACTTCCTTCGGGCCCACCTTCGCGCGAAGGAACTCCCGGCGAACTAG
- a CDS encoding GH1 family beta-glucosidase, with product MTRLRFPDGFHWGAATAAYQIEGAWRADGKGESIWDRFVRQPGRVKSDHRGDVACDSYHRFEEDIALLRAMHCSSYRFSISWPRVQPKGKGEANAAGLDYYGRLVDTLLDAGIRPLVTLYHWDLPQTLENLGGWPNRDTAGRFADYVDLVARRLGDRVSDWVLLNEPGIFTTLGYLIGIHAPGRRDRDAFFAATHTVNLAQGEGLRALRANRSDARIGSAFHWSPCEPRGDHDEDVSASERWHAWANTWFLEPALHGRYPEPFLAGNPWEAMGFRDGDLERIRAPYDFLGVNLYTRTLVEAAADGGRLGTGANPVGAFGGEDGPRTDFGWEVWPRALEDALLRIDRDYDRPTLEVTENGCSYATPPDPDGVARDSARIDFYRGYLEAAARAIDAGVDLRGYHAWSLLDNFEWAEGYHQRFGLCWVDYETGDRTQKESGRWYGTVAAENGFET from the coding sequence ATGACGCGTCTCCGCTTCCCCGACGGCTTCCACTGGGGAGCCGCCACCGCCGCGTACCAGATCGAGGGCGCCTGGCGAGCCGACGGCAAAGGCGAATCGATCTGGGATCGCTTCGTCCGCCAGCCCGGTCGCGTGAAGAGCGACCACCGCGGCGATGTCGCCTGCGACTCGTACCACCGCTTCGAAGAAGACATCGCCCTGCTTCGCGCGATGCACTGTTCGAGCTATCGCTTCTCGATCTCGTGGCCCCGGGTACAGCCGAAGGGCAAGGGTGAGGCGAACGCGGCCGGCCTCGACTACTACGGCCGCCTGGTCGACACCCTGCTCGATGCGGGCATTCGTCCGCTGGTGACCCTCTACCACTGGGATCTGCCCCAGACGTTGGAGAACCTGGGCGGGTGGCCGAACCGGGACACGGCGGGGCGCTTCGCCGACTACGTCGACCTGGTGGCGCGGCGACTCGGGGATCGCGTCTCGGACTGGGTGCTGCTGAACGAGCCCGGCATCTTCACCACCCTGGGCTACCTGATCGGCATTCACGCGCCCGGCCGCCGCGATCGCGACGCGTTCTTCGCGGCGACGCACACGGTGAACCTCGCCCAGGGCGAGGGCTTGCGCGCACTCCGCGCGAATCGCAGCGACGCCCGCATCGGCAGCGCGTTCCACTGGTCGCCCTGTGAACCCCGCGGCGATCACGACGAAGACGTCTCGGCGAGCGAACGCTGGCACGCGTGGGCGAACACCTGGTTCCTCGAACCGGCCCTGCACGGGCGCTACCCGGAGCCCTTCCTGGCGGGGAACCCCTGGGAAGCCATGGGGTTCCGGGACGGCGACCTGGAACGCATCCGCGCTCCCTACGACTTTCTCGGAGTGAATCTCTACACGCGCACCCTGGTCGAGGCGGCCGCGGACGGGGGTCGGCTCGGCACCGGCGCGAACCCGGTCGGCGCGTTCGGCGGCGAGGACGGACCGCGGACCGATTTCGGCTGGGAGGTCTGGCCCCGTGCCCTCGAAGACGCCCTCCTGCGCATCGACCGCGACTACGACCGGCCCACCCTCGAGGTGACCGAGAACGGTTGCTCCTACGCCACGCCCCCCGACCCCGACGGCGTGGCGCGCGATTCGGCGCGCATCGACTTCTACCGCGGCTATCTTGAGGCCGCCGCGCGCGCGATCGATGCGGGTGTCGACCTGCGCGGGTATCACGCCTGGAGTCTGCTCGACAACTTCGAGTGGGCCGAGGGATACCACCAGCGCTTCGGGCTCTGCTGGGTCGACTACGAAACCGGCGACCGCACGCAGAAGGAGTCCGGGCGCTGGTACGGGACGGTCGCTGCGGAGAACGGCTTCGAGACCTGA